A window of Cryptomeria japonica chromosome 3, Sugi_1.0, whole genome shotgun sequence contains these coding sequences:
- the LOC131068489 gene encoding uncharacterized protein LOC131068489 isoform X2 — translation MPTEGAAWERREILREKRYERGEKISFARGRREGAAASAPQPPLALNPVSSNRSAWLSASARQGRSRHFFDDSTYGSISSPSDIPGKGRSRLFLDDGAYGSIPSPSSDIPCKGRSRLFLDDGAYGPIPIPSTDVPAREKIYEEDNLGFHMEGRYNKRNRELIGSGPRGGYLSSEGKTYEDENLGFRMEGRYSKRGREPVGSGLGSINASCDILDLGKSYEDEGLGFRVEGRFNRRSRELVGSSLSSRRPSFDDAAKEKFYEEESPPGFYMEGMYSKRGRELVIGSDLSSSHSQRDRKHQNWDGELITGSDLPHRDRKTQHWDSGLSSFLSTGRHDTVIGKSVDQMSLHSPHLYFDKQISWDQIQSQEPYRKTALEYASSDNKFVAQMGGSENDFGRFSRDFETKLDTHGSFSSSDSLLGDAQNPQQDHLDSFISRKCSKWAHLGKYSWSSLSGQTGIAKEPDKELKEPHDIHGSMFVHDSTSKMSTSALGVVVDDETHSRKKQRLGWGQGLAKYEKRKVEGPEDENNRRDIIQYDIPLSSKTEVLSPPLEMNLDGRSPKVNGSSGYMSPATTYSITCISSPDEHVSSSGAGTNDMTDEEKACHNVADNNCNGVHVASGSHLLQCSLPISGSESILVETSSEHVEQSTILTTDKQNTEVITSNFSGSESSLAAGKLLSVKNDILQKLENTEHEIEKYEIELRLLISEIEFNADGNDLLGACTEVVDRDLGDRCSNALDVDVQVSSTAPTSNDGPIGPSLDPNGNQVCASSVPLEMQSVKCQMPIQKENATNLKVVGVEGSEEDLMDKQSMECQLVQTIGSQADTLLVRSQIQAISEIKDCENVTGNENECPWEGQSNLIEDPISVSYIENDGGVSAHLRSTNGGADIVSSIYAANKKLTREALECNEKFLPADMGITGDILSDVLDSSMWKQLHERNREQIEAKIVDQRQFLLFKERALALKFRVLRQLWKDDQYSLSTKRHRARAQKRSEINCRANGGNQKYQLPIRSRFASPGTSFCPPTKKAIELAGKLISDRQDRPCRSVLKMPALVLDEKEKVVRFSTSNGIVDDPIAVEKERIVINPWTHEEREIFLEKFAIFGKNFSKVASFLEHKTVADCIEFYYKNQKSESFEKVKKMHKVQKERDCHHVSTYLATAGNNRHRDSNAVSLDVFNASSVVAASTSHQANVFQNTPPMNALRTVVGLFSEKQSRDARDLESERECTAAADVLAGICGALSSEAVSSCITGGADQSEVLHENSFSRSFLKDNGYPSITEALQSNEIQYSSEEGCEEVYVDWTDDEKACFINALTMFGRDFESISRYIGSRTEEQCKTFFSKVRKRLGLDELMLRESYIPTKNNDGSDDDERGGLIDVSTSLCDIDSSAKVPAISDPEAFNSGQLNFKASTVIEGAQKIEAQDNEVEFFMEEAKSPQNEETGQNTSTGAVQIDVKMSLKEAAFSPHGEHFLSEGSLTDTRGDCQIGTLMDIQHDENILKVKEDLLCCNNNTETQSKAETNDSIERFHGTLHIENTFIVDKGKSKGLEIEGLTDSISSEKIIRSPCNIKEESFCTHVTSGFRSVDTTEFSAPVLSQNSLNNLEVMHKDECMTSLHASGNVSSNEKYLIGSVLLITGSDPFDKCEVISSPKINAGMESNTDILISKAISNESVTPSLITKETPQRVFLDQKASCSIPVPSYMSDSQLNKKFSDAFSQVSQPMVHHMQPEVVAWDQKQEVPSNVVLSKNHSMFQESASSLVRNQKLESGMVHHYPNQSGSQNQNQEELCLGAMLQSMQQSDTSVSGLSSQQFQGLKLKDCSNGNVDDGKYEILQCSADTEQSPRNFGGHQLKVLHQTESQSCSSLISNAYQQGSLKQNSCHSEVSSQVPGGQHLLVTNLEDPCLKKSTDACQQTKHKQLVQGGPNPQMKSRQQHQVIQQNLQENVLETSANANKEHLALAAHFIEKPISKQLMWDQRKQSTQYAEHYQLLHLWQQKNRGHNIICDNHMLSLKEEKQVDHQGCLQFQQTNNKFKPVTKPVYSYQSSSPTPKTDEQTANRGDVKLFGQILQSHSSNLSKLPPRNEVVNCSTASFEGRQKLSHVPENDEHCHAVANFLSEQQLPAKYVCMYSEGIAGKTKNNTSWKLKESTEMSECFAEGCSGPKTNFRKAGTVHSSQEFGGRNLQFWEDSSRHDPCKNTSQTRISHFSKDLDSQCKSMSECFSGSSSVDQTVKANKFKVLSLDSSMIPGWHGSVIQDVPYLTKDPLTVRECDYYPSGYKELGNGYIFSLGVKQPDLLVELRRGAGFDRTLSHEPGRCDTVQSILPFQGQMRNISSHTGIQAGRGVPGGSFVSDPVAAFRMQCSTVEQVKASFQHPHFRSTRDQGLGRGDYGS, via the exons CGTCAGCACGTCAAGGTCGAAGCAGACATTTCTTCGATGATAGCACTTATGGATCAATATCTAGTCCATCTGATATTCCCGGCAAAGGTCGAAGCAGGCTTTTCCTGGATGATGGTGCTTATGGGTCAATTCCTAGTCCCTCATCTGATATTCCCTGTAAAGGTCGAAGCAGACTTTTCCTGGATGATGGTGCTTATGGACCGATTCCTATTCCATCAACTGATGTCCCTGCCAGGGAAAAAATCTATGAAGAGGATAACCTGGGCTTCCACATGGAGGGGAGATACAACAAGAGAAATAGAGAACTCATCGGGTCAGGTCCTAGAGGTGGTTACCTGTCGTCTGAGGGAAAAACATATGAAGATGAGAACTTGGGCTTCCGCATGGAGGGGAGATACAGTAAGAGAGGCAGAGAACCAGTGGGATCAGGTCTTGGCTCCATCAACGCATCCTGTGACATTCTTGATCTGGGGAAGTCCTACGAAGATGAGGGCTTGGGATTCCGTGTGGAGGGGAGGTTCAATAGAAGGTCCAGGGAACTCGTAGGATCGAGCCTTAGCTCTAGAAGGCCATCATTTGATGACGCTGCCAAGGAGAAATTTTACGAAGAGGAGAGTCCGCCGGGCTTCTACATGGAGGGAATGTACAGTAAGAGGGGCAGAGAACTAGTAATAGGATCAGATCTTAGCTCCAGTCATTCACAGAGAGACAGAAAACATCAAAATTGGGATGGCGAACTAATAACAGGATCAGACCTTCCACACAGAGACAGGAAAACACAACATTGGGACAGCGGGCTAAGCAGTTTCCTTTCCACAGGTAGGCATGACACTGTGATTGGGAAATCAGTGGATCAAATGTCTTTGCATTCCCCACATCTATATTTTGACAAACAGATCTCATGGGATCAAATTCAATCCCAGGAACCGTACAGAAAAACAGCACTGGAGTATGCAAGCTCGGACAACAAATTTGTTGCACAGATGGGAGGGTCTGAAAATGATTTTGGAAGATTTTCTAGGGATTTTGAGACAAAACTTGACACGCATGGAAGCTTCAGCAGCTCTGATAGTTTGCTTGGAGATGCCCAAAATCCTCAGCAAGACCATCTAGACAGTTTTATTTCCAGGAAGTGTTCAAAATGGGCACATCTTGGAAAGTATTCTTGGAGTTCTTTATCTGGTCAGACAGGCATTGCCAAAGAACCTGACAAGGAGCTCAAGGAACCCCATGATATACATGGAAGTATGTTTGTGCATGATTCTACTTCAAAAATGTCTACAAGTGCCCTTGGTGTTGTAGTAGATGATGAAACTCATTCACGGAAGAAGCAGCGCCTTGGATGGGGTCAGGGTTTAGCAAAGTATGAAAAACGGAAAGTTGAGGGCCCCGAGGATGAAAACAATAGGAGAGACATTATTCAATATGACATACCTCTATCATCCAAAACGGAAGTTCTTAGTCCTCCTTTGGAAATGAATCTGGATGGTAGAAGCCCTAAGGTGAATGGAAGCTCAGGATACATGTCACCTGCGACAACATATTCCATTACCTGCATTTCATCACCTG ATGAACATGTATCATCTTCAGGAGCTGGAACAAATGACATGACTGATGAAGAAAAGGCATGTCATAATGTTGCTGATAATAATTGCAATGGAGTGCATGTTGCCAGCGGGAGTCATCTGTTACAGTGTAGCCTACCAATATCAGGATCTGAGAGTATTTTGGTGGAAACTTCTTCGGAGCATGTGGAACAATCAACCATTTTAACCACAGACAAACAAAATACAGAGGTAATCACCTCCAATTTCTCTGGTTCGGAGTCGTCACTAGCTGCTGGCAAGCTACTTTCTGTAAAGAATGATATATTGCAGAAATTGGAAAATACGGAGCATGAGATTGAGAAGTATGAGATAGAGCTCAGGTTGTTGATTTCTGAAATAGAATTCAATGCTGATGGAAATGATCTATTGGGAGCATGCACAGAAGTGGTTGACAGAGACCTTGGGGATAGGTGTTCAAATGCCTTGGATGTTGATGTTCAGGTGTCTTCTACAGCACCTACTTCCAATGATGGACCTATAGGACCTTCCTTGGATCCAAATGGCAATCAAGTGTGTGCTTCAAGTGTTCCTTTGGAAATGCAATCTGTGAAATGTCAAATGCCAATACAAAAGGAGAATGCTACAAACTTGAAGGTTGTTGGTGTTGAAGGATCTGAAGAAGATTTGATGGATAAGCAATCTATGGAATGTCAGTTGGTACAAACAATAGGCAGTCAAGCTGATACACTACTTGTTAGATCCCAAATACAAGCAATATCAGAAATCAAGGACTGTGAAAATGTCACTGGAAATGAAAATGAATGCCCTTGGGAAGGTCAGTCAAATTTAATTGAAGATCCTATTTCTGTTTCTTACATTGAGAATGATGGAGGAGTTTCTGCGCATTTAAGGAGCACAAATGGTGGGGCAGACATTGTGTCCTCAATATATGCTGCTAATAAGAAACTAACTAGAGAGGCATTGGAGTGTAATGAAAAGTTTTTGCCAGCAGATATGGGTATAACTGGTGACATCTTGTCTGATGTTTTAGATTCATCAATGTGGAAGCAGTTGCATGAAAGGAACAGGGAGCAGATAGAAGCAAAGATAGTCGATCAAAGACAATTTCTGCTCTTCAAAGAAAGAGCTCTGGCATTGAAATTCAGGGTTCTCAGGCAGTTGTGGAAAGATGATCAATATTCATTGTCTACAAAGAGGCACCGGGCAAGAGCACAGAAACGTTCGGAAATTAATTGTCGCGCAAATGGTGGAAATCAAAAGTATCAATTGCCAATCAGATCCAGATTTGCATCTCCAG GTACTTCATTTTGCCCACCTACCAAGAAAGCAATTGAATTGGCAGGTAAACTTATATCTGATCGCCAGGACAGGCCCTGTAGGAGTGTTTTAAAGATGCCTGCATTAGTTTTggatgagaaagagaaagttgtgAGATTTTCTACATCGAATGGTATAGTGGACGATCCTATTGCTGTTGAGAAGGAGCGCATTGTGATTAATCCATGGACTCATGAAGAGAGAGAAATTTTCCTGGAGAAATTTGCCATATTTGGTAAGAACTTCAGCAAGGTTGCTTCCTTTTTGGAACACAAGACTGTAGCAGACTGTATTGAATTCTATTACAAAAATCAAAAGTCAGAAAGTTTCGAGAAAGTAAAGAAAATGCATAAGGTGCAGAAGGAAAGAGATTGCCACCATGTAAGTACCTATCTTGCAACTGCTGGAAACAATCGTCACCGGGACTCAAACGCAGTTTCATTGGATGTATTCAACGCTTCATCAGTTGTAGCTGCGAGCACCAGTCACCAGGCAAATGTTTTTCAGAACACCCCACCAATGAATGCTCTAAGGACAGTTGTGGGCCTGTTTTCTGAGAAACAATCAAGAGATGCTCGTGATCTGGAAAGTGAAAGAGAGTGCACTGCTGCAGCAGATGTTTTAGCAGGGATTTGTGGTGCTTTATCATCTGAGGCAGTGAGTTCTTGTATAACTGGTGGAGCTGATCAATCTGAAGTCCTCCATGAGAACAGTTTTTCAAGGTCTTTTTTGAAGGATAATGGCTACCCCTCAATAACTGAAGCTCTGCAAAGTAATGAAATACAATACTCCTCTGAGGAAGGCTGTGAGGAAGTCTATGTAGATTGGACTGATGATGAGAAGGCCTGTtttattaatgctttgaccatgtttgGTAGGGATTTTGAAAGTATCTCTCGTTATATTGGATCTAGAACTGAGGAACAGTGTAAGACATTTTTTAGCAAAGTTCGCAAACGGCTTGGACTTGATGAACTCATGCTGCGAGAATCATACATCCCCACAAAAAACAATGATGGAAGTGATGATGATGAGCGAGGGGGGCTTATTGATGTGTCTACATCATTGTGTGATATAGATTCTTCTGCAAAGGTGCCTGCAATTTCAGATCCAGAGGCTTTTAATTCAGGTCAATTAAATTTCAAAGCCTCTACAGTCATCGAGGGTGCTCAGAAGATTGAAGCACAGGATAATGAAGTTGAGTTTTTTATGGAAGAAGCTAAGTCTCCTCAAAATGAAGAAACTGGACAAAATACAAGCACAGGTGCAGTGCAGATTGACGTGAAGATGAGCCTCAAGGAAGCTGCATTTTCTCCACATGGGGAGCATTTTTTAAGTGAGGGGTCATTGACAGATACAAGAGGTGATTGTCAAATAGGTACACTGATGGATATACAACACGATGAAAACATTCTGAAGGTTAAAGAAGATCTTTTGTGTTGTAATAACAACACAGAAACACAAAGTAAAGCTGAGACTAATGATAGTATAGAAAGGTTTCATGGGACCCTTCACATTGAGAATACATTCATTGTTGACAAAGGTAAATCAAAGGGACTTGAAATTGAGGGATTGACAGATTCTATATCTTCTGAAAAGATTATTAGATCCCCTTGCAACATAAAGGAGGAGAGCTTTTGTACACATGTAACAAGTGGGTTTAGATCTGTGGATACAACAGAGTTTTCTGCTCCAGTTCTAAGCCAAAACTCATTGAATAATTTGGAGGTTATGCATAAAGATGAATGCATGACATCTCTGCATGCTTCTGGTAATGTCTCTAGCAATGAAAAATATTTGATAGGTTCAGTGCTTCTTATTACAGGGAGTGATCCTTTTGATAAGTGTGAGGTGATATCAAGCCCAAAGATCAATGCAGGCATGGAAAGCAATACTGATATTTTAATTTCAAAGGCCATATCAAATGAAAGTGTGACACCATCATTAATTACTAAGGAAACACCACAGAGAGTTTTTTTGGATCAAAAGGCATCATGTTCTATTCCAGTACCTTCCTACATGTCTGATTCTCAGTTAAACAAAAAGTTCTCTGATGCGTTTTCCCAGGTTTCTCAACCAATGGTTCATCATATGCAACCTGAGGTGGTGGCCTGGGACCAAAAACAAGAAGTACCCTCTAATGTGGTACTTTCGAAAAATCATAGTATGTTTCAAGAAAGTGCATCATCACTAGTTAGGAACCAAAAGCTGGAAAGTGGCATGGTCCACCATTATCCAAACCAGAGCGGAAGTCAGAACCAAAACCAGGAAGAGTTGTGTCTAGGTGCAATGCTTCAGTCTATGCAGCAGTCAGATACGTCTGTTTCTGGACTGTCGTCTCAACAGTTTCAAGGCCTTAAGCTTAAAGATTGTAGTAATGGAAATGTGGATGATGGCAAGTATGAAATCCTTCAATGCTCTGCAGATACTGAACAGTCACCCAGAAATTTTGGAGGCCATCAGTTGAAGGTGCTACATCAAACAGAGTCTCAGTCTTGTAGCAGTCTAATTTCTAATGCTTATCAGCAAGGATCCCTTAAACAGAATTCATGCCATTCTGAAGTGTCATCTCAGGTTCCTGGAGGTCAGCACTTGTTGGTAACGAATCTGGAAGATCCCTGTTTGAAAAAATCTACAGATGCTTGCCAACAAACTAAACACAAGCAGTTGGTGCAGGGAGGTCCTAATCCACAAATGAAAAGTCGGCAACAACACCAGGTTATTCAGCAGAACTTACAAGAAAATGTATTGGAGACATCGGCGAATGCTAACAAGGAACATTTGGCTCTGGCTGCTCATTTTATTGAAAAGCCAATTTCAAAGCAGCTAATGTGGGATCAGAGAAAGCAGTCCACCCAGTATGCGGAGCATTACCAACTTCTTCATCTATGGCAACAGAAGAATAGGGGTCACAACATCATCTGTGATAATCATATGCTATCACTAAAAGAAGAAAAACAGGTAGACCATCAAGGATGTCTGCAATTTCAGCAGACTAATAACAAATTTAAACCTGTTACAAAACCAGTGTACAGCTACCAGTCATCATCCCCAACCCCCAAGACTGATGAACAGACAGCAAATAGAGGCGATGTGAAGCTTTTTGGTCAGATCCTTCAGTCTCATTCATCAAACTTATCAAAGCTACCACCAAGAAATGAGGTTGTTAACTGTTCCACTGCATCCTTTGAAGGTAGGCAAAAACTATCGCATGTTCCTGAAAATGATGAACATTGTCATGCAGTGGCAAATTTTTTATCTGAACAGCAATTGCCTGCAAAATATGTTTGCATGTATTCTGAAGGCATTGCAGGCAAAACCAAAAATAACACAAGTTGGAAGCTGAAGGAATCTACAGAAATGTCAGAATGTTTTGCAGAAGGGTGTTCAGGCCCAAAAACTAATTTTAGGAAGGCAGGCACAGTACATTCTAGTCAGGAGTTTGGTGGGCGAAATTTACAGTTTTGGGAGGATAGTTCCAGGCATGATCCTTGTAAGAATACAAGTCAAACTAGAATTTCGCATTTTTCAAAGGATCTGGATTCACAGTGCAAGTCAATGTCAGAATGTTTTTCAGGTAGTAGTAGTGTAGACCAAACTGTCAAAGCTAACAAATTTAAAGTGTTATCTTTAGATTCATCCATGATACCAGGGTGGCATGGTAGTGTGATACAGGATGTGCCATACCTAACGAAGGATCCATTAACAGTGAGGGAATGTGATTATTATCCTTCAGGATACAAAGAGTTGGGAAATGGTTACATTTTTTCACTGGGTGTGAAACAGCCTGATCTTTTAGTTGAACTTAGGAGAGGGGCAGGTTTTGACAGAACACTTTCTCATGAACCTGGAAGATGTGATACGGTGCAATCTATATTACCTTTCCAAGGTCAGATGAGAAATATTTCTAGTCACACGGGGATTCAGGCAGGCAGAGGAGTGCCTGGAGGAAGCTTTGTGTCAGATCCAGTTGCTGCTTTTAGAATGCAATGCTCTACGGTAGAACAAGTGAAAGCATCATTTCAACATCCTCACTTTAGAAGCACTAGAGATCAAGGGTTGGGGAGAGGTGATTATGGCAGTTAG